The DNA sequence TGCCATCGCCCAAGCCGATGTCGCCGATGAGATAGGCCCAGGGCCGAGGGTGGCTCAAGGTTTGGGCGGTTTTGACGGCTGCGGCCAAAAGCGCGGCCGTACCTCGGTTCAGCGAACAGGTATGCCCGGCCACGGCAAGACGCTCACCCTGCAATTCCGGCTCCCCGAGAGTCAGTGGAAAGTCCGTATCCGGGACGGTGCCGATTACTGCGAGCACAGGCGCTGCATCTCCTCAAAGGCCAACTGCAGGGCGTAGCCACAGAGGGTATGGCCGATGTCCCGCGGCAAGGGCGCCGACTCGAGGATCTGGCCAACCATTCGCTGAGCCAGAAAAGGCACGTCAGGACAGCCGCCGCCGGAGACGTTGACGATGCGCCGGCTGGTTTTATCGAGGGTGAGCTTCATGTTAGCGGCTCGTACCATAAGATAGTCCCCGAAGTCTTTGATCTGAAACAGGTCCACCGGCTGGAGCAGAGGGCTGTTGACCGGAACTACTGCCAGGGGTGTTGTCCTGACCTCTTTTAAGAGGCGGAGGAGGCGCAATTTTTCCATCAGGGGAAATTCGATGACCAGATCGCAGCCGGTCTGAATTTCAGGCGGCGGCCCCATGACCCGAATGGGCCAGCCGGCGTTTTTTAATACCTTTTCTGCCCGGATAACTTCGCTCGTATGGGCAAATATCAGAATACCGGCACCCTGACCATAGGTTTCATTTAAACTTAACGGCGCCGTTTTTCTCTTAAAGAGATTAAAAAAACTCACAATGAGGCCTTAGTCAGGGTGATATGATATTCCCCGCCCTGCTCTTGGATTGCCTCTTCTCGCCAACCTTGGCTGGCGGCGGCTCGTAAGACATTTTCTTTCGAGGTATCTGTGTCCACCAGCACGATGAGCGGTCCCCGGTCAATCTTTTTCATAGCCTGCAGAGCCAGCAATACCGGTTGCGGACACGAAAGGCCTCTCGCGTCAATCGTTGAACTCATAACTATAACTCCTCCGGACCCTAAACCTTCTGTCTCATGGTAAATCCAATGCCCAGGCAGACCAGCAGGCCGATGACAACTGCGGCAATGCCATATTGGCCTACACCTTGAGGGGAGCTGGCCAGCAGAAAATTATGGGCGATGCCGGCCCCTACGATCATGCCCAGAACAAAGACGGCGGCATCGCCATCACCTTCTCCGGCCAGAAAGAGCTGCCGTCCGGGACAGCCGCCCGCCAGGGCGAAGGCCAATCCGGCCAACACCATGCCGCCGAAATTCCATAACTCCATGGTGTGGGCCACCGGTTGATTTTCAAAACCCGGCTTGAATTGCGACAACACCAGGTTGGTAATGCAGGCGGTTACCAAAAGGGCGATGATGCCGGAAAGCAGATGGACCTGGCGGAATAACAGCAGATCCCGAAAGGCTCCCATAGTGCAGAAACGGCTGCGCTGGCAGATCACGCCCATCAGCAGACCGATGCCCAGCGATATGAGCAGGGGGGCATGCTGCGCTCCCGGCCCTTTGACGCTATAAAACAGGATGCCGCTGAGGTCCTTGCC is a window from the Desulfobacca acetoxidans DSM 11109 genome containing:
- a CDS encoding DUF3343 domain-containing protein, with the translated sequence MSFFNLFKRKTAPLSLNETYGQGAGILIFAHTSEVIRAEKVLKNAGWPIRVMGPPPEIQTGCDLVIEFPLMEKLRLLRLLKEVRTTPLAVVPVNSPLLQPVDLFQIKDFGDYLMVRAANMKLTLDKTSRRIVNVSGGGCPDVPFLAQRMVGQILESAPLPRDIGHTLCGYALQLAFEEMQRLCSQ
- a CDS encoding sulfurtransferase TusA family protein; translation: MSSTIDARGLSCPQPVLLALQAMKKIDRGPLIVLVDTDTSKENVLRAAASQGWREEAIQEQGGEYHITLTKASL